DNA from Asanoa sp. WMMD1127:
GCCCCAACGCCTGCAGGATCCGCCGCCGGCTCACCACGGTCCCGAGGTCGAACCCGAGCCCCTGGTCGACCACCTCCTCGTCCGGCCGGGGCAGCGGACGACCTTCGTACATCGGCATGATTCCTCCATTTCACCATCGACGACCCCGAGTCTTGCCGGCGAACCGACGAGGACGTTGTGTGCCGCCTGTGCGTCCCCTGCGAAGACACAGGGCCCGGGACGAGGGGCCGATGGTCCCGGGCAGGTGCGGACCACCGGCACTGCTGCGGGGCCGCGCAACCGCGTGCAATGGATGTGGGTCCAGAGAGGACCAGGAACCGACAGGAGAGGACGTGGAACGCCATGACCGCGATGGCGCAGCGGCGCACCCCCCGGACGACCGCTCCGGCGGTCACTCGAGACCGGGTCGAGACCACCACCCAGAAGGCGACGCGGTACGTGTGGGCCGGCGCCCGCCTCGGCTTCGCGTTCACCTTCCTGTGGGCCTTCCTGGACAAGGTCTTCGGCCTCGGTTTCGCCACCCCGCGCGAACGTTCGTGGCTCAACGGCGGCAGCCCGACCAAGGGCTTCCTGAGCGGGTCCGAAGGTCCGTTCGCCGGGCTCCACCACAACCTGGCCGGCACCGCGTTCGCCAACTGGGCCTTCATGCTCGGCCTGCTCGGCATCGGCGTGGCCTTCGCCCTGGGCATCGGCATGCGCGTCGCGGCCGCCGCCGGCGCGCTGCTCTACGTGCTGATGTGGTCGGTGGTGCTGCCGCCCGAAACCAACCCCTTCCTGGACGAGCACCTGATCAGCGCCGCCGTCATGGTCGGCCTGGCCCTGGTCGGTGCCGGCCACACGCTCGGGCTGGGCCGGCAGTGGGACCGGCTGGCGATCGTCCGCCGGCTGCCCTGGCTCAAGTGACCCGATCGGGGCGCCGCCACCCGGCGGCGCCCCGCCCGGCGTGAAAGGACCTGATGATGTCGAACCCGCCGCTCGCCGAGGCCGCCGAGGCGGCCGTTCACGCGCCGTCGATCCACAACACTCGGCCGTGGCGCTGGGAGGTGCGGGCCGACCGGCTGGCCCTGCACGCCGAGCGCGGCCGGCAGCTCGCCGCCACCGACCCGGACGGCCGGATGCTGGACCTGAGCTGCGGCGCGGCCCTCCAGCACGCCCGCCTGGCGCTGCTGGCGCGGGGCTGGGAGACGGAGGTCCGTTACCAGTCCGACCCGGACCTGCTGGCCGAGCTCGTCCCGACCGCGCGCGTCGAGCCGGCGGCGCCGGCGATGCGCCTGGTGCGGGCGATGCCGGCACGGCACACCGACCGGCGGCCGCTGGCCGACGTCCCGCTGCCCGCCGGCACGATCGATGCGCTGCGGGCGGCCGCGGCCGGGCTGGCCCGGTTCCACCTCCTCACCGCCGACCAGGTTCTGCTGCTGGCCTCGGCGGCGCACCACGCCGCCGAAATCGAGGCCGAGGACCCGCGGATCCGGGCCGAGCTCGCCTACTGGACGAGCCGGTCCGACGGCACCGGCCTGTCGCCGGCCGCCCTGCCGGCCCGTCCGCCGCGGACCACCGTGCCGGCCCGCGACTTCGGCCGGCCCGGCACGCTGCCGGTCGGCGACGGGCACGACAAGCACGCCCGGTTCGCCTTGCTCTACGGCGACGACGACGAGCGCGCCTCCTGGCTGCGGGCGGGCGCGGCGTTGACGAACGTCTGGCTGACCGCGGTCGGGCTGGGCGTCTCCCTGGTTCCGCTCAGCGGCGCGATCGAGGTGTCCGCCACCCGGGAGCGGCTGCGGGGGATTCTGGCGGGCCTCGGCCACCCGTACCTCGTGCTGCGGTTGGGCGTCCCGGACCCGGCCACCGCATAATCGACCCATGGAGACGGATCGATGGGTCCGGACGAAGTCGGCGGTTCCGGTGATCGGTGGCTCGCTGGCCTACATGCACGACCCGCTCACGCTGATGCGCCAGCTCTTCCAGCGGCACGGGCCGGTCGCCCCGGTCCGGATGCCAGGCCCCGGGCCGGCCGCGTTCGTGCTCGGCCCGGATGCCTGCGGCGCGGCCCTGCAGAACGGTGACAAGGCCTTCGTCAACGGCTGGGAGCTGCTCGTCGGCCCGTTCTTCCACCGGGGCCTGATGCTGCTCGACGGCGCTGAGCACCTCCAGCACCGGCGGATCATGCAGCAGGCGTTCACCCGCGAGCGGCTCGAGGACTACACCGCCGCCCTGCACCCGGCGGTGGCCGCGGAGCTCGACGACTGGCAGGCGGCGGGGCGCTTTCCGGCGTACCCGGCGCTCAAGCGGTTGACCCTCAACCTGGCCACGCAGATCTTCATGGGCGGGCACCGGATCGCGGACCCGGCGGAGCTCGAGCGGGTCAACCGGGCATTCGTCGACTGCGTGCAAGGGGCGGGGGCGATCCTGCGCGTCGCCGTGGCGGGCAACAAATGGCACCGTGCGACGCGGGGGAGGGTGATCCTCGAGCGGTTCCTCACCGCGCACCTGCCGGCGGCGCGGGCGACCGGCGGAGACGACCTGTTCTCCGTGCTGACCCGGGTCGAGGACGAGGACGGCGCCCGGTTCGGCGACGCCGACGTCGTCAACCACATGATCTTCCTGTTGATGGCGGGGCACGAGACGACCACCTCGACGGTGTCGACCGCGATCTACCAGCTGGGCCGGCACCCGGACTGGCAGGAACGGGTCCGGGCGGAGGTGGCCGCGCTGGGCCCGGCGCCGAGCGTGCGGCAGCTGGGCGAGCTGCCCGAGCTGGACATGGTCATCAAGGAGTGTCAGCGCCTGGTCGCGCCCGTGCCCGTGCTGGCGCGGCTGGCCGTCAAGGACACCGAGGTGGCCGGCCGTCGCGTGCCGGCCGGCACGCGGGCGATGGTCTGCCTGCAGCTCTCGCACTACCTGCCGGAGCTGTGGACCCGGCCCGAGGCGTTCGACCCGGAGCGGTTCTCGCCGGGGCGCAGGGAGGACCAGTCGCACCGCTACGCGTGGACGCCGTTCGGCGGGGGCGTGCACAAGTGCCTCGGAATGGCGTTCTCGAACCTGGAGGTGCGCACGGTCCTGGCGCAGATCCTGAGCCGGTTCCGCTGGTCGGTGCCGGCGGGCTACGTGCCGCCGATGAGCAACGTGTCGCTGCCGTACCCCCGGGACGGCCTGCCGGTCGACCTCCAGCCGGCCTGAGCGCTGACGTTAGGCTGGGCCGATGCCTGGACCAACGGGCGACGACCTGACGTTCCCCGACGCGCCCCGGCTCGAGCTCGACCAGCTGTTGCGCCAGTTGGTCGACCGGGCCCAGGAGGTGATGGCCACCCAGGGGCGGCTGCGCGGGCTGCTACGGGCCAACCAGCTGATCATCAGCGACCTGGCCCTGCCGGCCGTGCTGCGCCGGATCGTCGAGGCGGCGCGCGAGCTGGTCGGCGCCCGCTATGCGGCGCTCGGCGTGGTGGCGCCCGGCGGCGGACTGGCCGAGTTCGTCCACAGTGGGATGCCGGCCGACGCCGTCGAGGTCATCGGTCACCTGCCGGAGGGCAAGGGCCTGCTGGGCGCGCTGATCGACGACCCGCGCCCCATCCGGCTGCGCCGCATCGCCGACGACCCGCGCTCGACCGGCTTCCCGGCGGGCCATCCACCGATGCGCAGCTTCCTCGGCGTCCCGATCCGCATCCGGGACACGGTGTTCGGCAACCTCTACCTGGCCGAGAGCGCGGCCGGCGCGTTCAGCGCCGAGGACGAGGAGCTGGTCAAGGCGCTCGCCGCGACCGCCGCGGTCGCCATCGAGAACGCCAACCTGTACGCGTCGGCCCGCCTGCGCGGCGAATGGCTCCAGGCGTCGGCCGCCATCACGCGCCAGGTGCTGGCCACCGAGGTCTCGCCGGCGCACGCCTTGCGGCACATCGCCGAACGCACCAGGCAGGTCGCGGACGCCGACCTCGTGGCGGTCGTCCGGCCCGATCCCGACGACGAGGCGGACCTCCGGGTCGAGGTGGCCGTCGGGTTGGCGGCGGAGCGGCTGACCGGCGCCCGGGCGGCCGCCCACGACACGCTCTCCGGCGAGGTGCTCGCCACCGGCCGCCCCGTGCGGCTGGCCGAACCCGGCGACGGCCGTGACCCCGTCGCGGCGGTGGAGGTCGGCCCGGTCCTCGCCGTGCCGCTGCACGGCTCCGCCCGGTTGCACGGCGTGCTCTGGACCGCCCGCGCCCCGGGCCGCCCGCCCTTCACGGCCGACGACGTCGACATGGCCGGCAGCTTCGCCAACCAGGCGGCGCTGGCGATCGAGCTCGCCGAGGCGCGCGCCGAGCAGCAGCGGTCGGCGATGCTGCACGACCGCGAGCGGATCGCGGCCGACCTGCACGACCACGTCATCCAACGGCTGTTCGCGGCTGGCCTCTCGCTGCAGGGCGCCGCCGCCCAGCTCGGTGCGGGCGCCGCCGCCGACCGGATCGTCCGCGTCATCGACGATCTCGACACCACGATCAGCCAGATCCGCACCACGATCTTCCAGCTCCAGCGGCCGCCGAACGCGGTCGCGCAGAGCATCCGCGCCCGGCTGCTCGACGTCGCGTCGCAGGTCGCGCCGGCGCTCGGGTTCGAGCCGGGCGTGCGGTTCGACGGCGTCATCGAGAGCCAGGTCCCCGCCGACCTCGTCGAGGACCTCGAGGCGGTGCTCCGCGAGGCGCTGACCAACATCGCCCGGCACGCGCAGGCGCGGTCCGCCGACGTGGAGTTCACCGTCACCGCCGACACGGTCACGCTCGAGGTCCGCGACGACGGCCGCGGGATCGGCGAGCCCACCCGCACCAGCGGCCTGGCCAACCTGCGGGCCCGGGCGGAACGGCGCGGCGGCACGCTCACGGTGCGGGCGGCCCGGGGCACCCTGCTGCGCTGGTCGGTGCCGATCAGTCGATGACCGCGGCCGCCGGCCGGCGCAGGCTCGGCTGCCCAGGGTGGCCGTAGCCGACCCGCAGCACCATCTGCGGCACGCCCTGACGGCCCAGGGCCGACCGCAGCCGCTCCCGCGCCACCGGCACCTCGATCGGCTGCGAGAACAGCGAGACGGCCAGCCCGGCGTCGGTGGCGGTGAGCAGCACCCGCTGCAGCGCCTGGCCGGCGGTCACCTGGTCGGCCGGGCCGTCGGTCGCGGTGCCGAGCACGGCCACCAGCGGCTCGGGCTCGTAGTCGCGGCCGGGCGGCCGGGTGCGGCCACCGAAGGCGCGCATCGGCAGGAGGTCCTGCGGCTCCGGGGCATAGCCGGCGGCACGGACCGGGACGCCGTCGGGGGAGATCGTGTCGCGACGCCAGCGGGCCAGCTCGTCCGCGTACGCCTCGTCGCGGCGCAGCACCCGGTTGGCCGCGTTGACCACCTCGGCGAGGGCGTCGACCGCGCTCGTTCCGATGATCAGGTCGAGCCAGCCGCCCTCGGCCCGGGCCGCCTCCCGCAGCCGGAACCGCAGGTCGGCGGGGACCTTCGCCGTGCTGAACGGCGCTCGGTTGCTGTGCCGGCGGGGGATCGCGGCGCACAGCGCCCGCTCCGCGCCGGACGGGGGCCGGGGCGCGTCGGGCACCAGCCGGGCGACCAGTGCGGCGTCGCCTGACGGGCGGACGACCGCGACCGCCGGCCGGCCCAGCGCGGCGAGCGCCAGGCGCAGGTTGAAGACGGCCGCGCCGCAGCTGACCAGTCCCGCCCAGTCCCGGGCCGGGATCGCCGGGAGCCGGGCCGGGTCGACGAGCACCTCGATCGCGCCGCCGGCCAGCCCGAACCGCCACGGCTGGCTGTTGTGCATCGACGGCGCGCGGACGGCCAGCTCGACGGCGGCGGACAGCTCGGCCGGGCCGTACCCGTTGTGTTCCATGCCCCCGATCGTTCGCCGCCCGGGGTGGGCCCGGCAGGGGCGGAGGTCCCGAGCCGACGGGCCGGCCGGCCCGGTGCGTCGGCCCCGCGCCGCGGTAGAGAATGGGGGCCGTGATCCGCGTCTACCTGCTCGACGACCACGAGGTGGTCCGCCGCGGCCTGACCGACCTGCTGGAGAGCCACGACGACATCGAGGTCGTCGGCGAGTCCGGGCTCGCCAAGGAGGCCACGGCCCGCATCCCGGCGCTCCGGCCGGACGTGATGATCCTCGACGCGCGGCTGCCCGACGGCAGCGGCATCGACGTGTGCCGCGACGTCCGGGCCGTCGACCCGTCCATCAGGGGACTGATCCTGACGTCGTACGAGGATGACGAGGCGCTCTTCGCGGCCATCATGGCGGGCGCGGCGGGCTACGTGCTCAAGCAGGTCCGCGGCACCGACCTGGTCGAGGGCGTGCGCCGGGTGGCCGCCGGCCAGTCGATGCTGGACCCGGCGGTCACCCAGCGGGTGCTGGACCGCATCCGCAGCGGCGTCGAGGAGCCCCACGAGCTCAAGGCCCTCACCGACCAGGAACGCCGGATCCTCGAGCACATCGCGCAGGGCCGCACCAACCGCGAGATCGCGGCGGAGATGTTCCTGGCCGAGAAGACCGTCAAGAACTACGTCTCCAGCCTGCTGGCCAAGCTCGGCCTCGAACGCCGCACCCAGGCCGCCGTCCTGGCCACCCGCCTCCTAGGCGACAAATAGCGGTGTCACGTCGTCGACGTCGAACGCGATCCGGTCGACCACCTCGACGACGCCGCTGACCTGGGCGGCCAGGTGCGCCGCGAGCTCGGCCGAGCTGCGCCGGTCGAGCCGCCCGGTCAGCGTGACGACGCCGTCGGTCACGGTCGCGGCGACCGCGTCGTCGCTGACGCCCAGCACGCGGTGGAGCACCTCGGTGACCACGTCGTGGCGGATGTCGTCGTCGTGCCGCAGGTGCACCTTGAGCAGGTCGGCGCGGGACACGATCCCGACGAGCCGGCCGAGGTGGTCGACCACCGGCAGGCGCTTGACCCGTTCGCGGTCCATGGTCCGGGCCGCCTCGACCAGCGTCGCGTTCTCCATCGTGGTGACGGCCGGCGCGGTCATCAGCTCGCGGGCGTCGTGCGCGTCGGCCTTGACCCGCGCCGCGTGCCGGCGCTTCCCCTCGAACAGCCGCGGCTCGTGCGGCCGGCCGACCAGCTCCACCTTGTGCAGCAGATCGGCCTCGGACACCACGCCGAGCACGCGCCGGTCCTCGTCCACCACCGGCACCGCGCTGACGTGCCGGGCGGTCATCACGTCGACGATCCGCCGGTACGGCGTGCCCGCGTCCACCGCCGCGACGTCGTTGGTCATGACGTCGCCGACCTGCCAGGTCCTCATGGTCCGTCTCCTTCGTCGATTGGCCTCGACTCGAACGTAGGTCCGGTCCCCGCCGCCCGGTCAGGGCCGCCGGACCGGGACGGGGAGGACCTCGGACCGGTCCACAGTGGGCCGATGGTCCCGACCGGTCGGCGCATGGAGATGTGTCCAAACCCCGTCCGGCCGCGCCCCTGACCCGCGAAGCTGGAGGTCGTGACGGATGACGAGCCGGTCCGCGTGCTCGCGGGCTTCGACGGTTCTCCGGCCGCCGGCGCGGCGATCGACGCGGCCGCCCGGCTGTTCCCGCGGGCCCGGGCGTGGATCCTCCACCTGTGGACCGCCCCGTTCGCCAGCGCCGGGCTCCGCCAGCGGCTCTGGACCGCGAGCGGCGACGTCAAGGACTTCATGGCGGCGGTCGAACGGGAGGGCGCCCGCGAGGCCGAGCGCACGGCGGCGACCGGGGTCACTCTCGCCCAGGCCGCCGGTTGGCGGGCCGAGCCGGTCGTCGCCCGCAGCTACGGCGGCGACGGGCTGCGGGTCAGCGAGCTGGCCGAGGAGCTCGACGCCGACGTGGTGCTGCTCGGCTCCCGGGGCCTCGGCGGCACCAAAGCGGTGCTGGGCAGCGTGTCCGACATGGTCGTGCACTACACGCCCCGACCCGCTCTGGTGGTGCCGCACCCGCTGCTGTCGGCCGAGGAGGACGCCCTCGACGCGGGACCGGTGGTGGTCGGCTGGGACGGCTCCGACGGCGCCCGCGGGGCCATGGCGGCGGCCGCACGACTCTTCCCCGGCCGGCGGCTGCTGGCGGCCGGTGTCGGCGACCAGGAGACGACCGCCGACGTCACGGTGACCCACCTGCTCGCCGGTCGCCGGCTTGGGGCGCCGGGCCGGTCGGTCGCCGACGCGCTCGCGACGTACGCCCGGCAGGAGGCCGCCGCCGTCATCGTCGTCGGTTCCCGGGGCCGATCGGCGATGCGCGAGATCCTCCTCGGCAGCACCGCCATGGCCGTCCTGCATCACGCCCACCGACCGGTGCTGGTCGTGCCCACGCCACGCTGAGCCCCGGCCACACGGGCCACTCCGGCACCACGATTGGCGTGGCGGCCGGCCCTTCCGAGCGGGGAAGCTGGAGGGCAGGGGTGATCGTCATGGACCACGGGACGATCCTGGTCGGGTACGACGGCTCGGCCGCCGCGCGGGCGGCGGTGGGGTGGGCACTCGACGAAGCGCGCCGGTCGTACGGCCGGGTGCGGCTCGTCGAGGTCGTCGAGTGGCCGGTACGCGTCGGACCGGCGACCCCGCGTGCGGAGAACTGGCCGCGGAGCGAGACGTACCGCGACGCCGAGCGGGCGGTCGCGCGGACGGTGTCGGTGCTCGCCGAGGCCAACCCGGACGTGCCGGTGGACGGCCTCGTCGTGGAGGGCCCGGCGGCCGCGATGCTCGCCGACCTCTCATCGGGAGCGCTGCTGGTCGTCGTGGGCAACCGCGGCCGCGGCGGTGTCGCAGGGCTGCTCATCGGCTCGGTCGCCGCCGAGGTCGTCACCCACGCCGCCGGTCCGGTCGCGGTGGTCCGGGCCGCCGACGCCGGCCGGCCGGCGCGCGGCCTAGTGGTGGTCGGGGTCGACGACTCGCCCGGCGGGCGGGCCGCCGTGTCGACGGCCTTCGCCGAGGCGTCGGCCCGGAACGCCCCGCTGACCGCCGTCCGGGCGTGGCCGCCACCGGGCCGGCCGCGCGGCGCCGTGGCGGACCCGGAAGCCGCTGAGGTGCTGACGGACCTGCTGGCGGAGGGCCGGCGGGCCCATCCGGCGGTCACGGTGACGACCCGCGTCCCGTCGGCGGACCCCGCGGCCGCGCTCGTCGACGCGTCCCGCGACGCCCAGCTCGTCGTCATCGGATCCGGGCGGCGCGGCGGGTTCCGCGGGCTCCGGGTGGGCGCGACGGCCCGCCAGCTGCTGCGCTACGCCCACTGCCCGGTGCTGGTCGCGCGGGCGGCGGACGCGACCGCGGACCTGGCGAGCGCGACCGTTCAGGCGCCGCGCAGCAGAGTGTAGAGGCGGGCGATCACGCCACCCTCGACCAGGGCGATATCGAGGCCGCGCGCCACCGGGTCGCCCCCGGGCGTGAACTCTGCCGCCTTCGCCGCTTGATCAACGCGGTCCCACTGCCCGGGGTGACGCTCTACTGATCGGCGCCGGCGCGCACCGGGGACCGGCGTTCCCGCAGCCGCAGGTTGCCGGCGGTCATCGTGCAGCACATGTCGCCGCCGAGCACGCGGTACGGCGTGACCAGCCCGTCGCGGAACAGCGGCACCACGTGCCGGCGGTTGCGGACCAGCGCCGCCACCGCCAGCGCCAGGTAGACCAGCGACAGCACGATCAGCTCGCTCCCGCGCCACGACGCCGGCACCGCAGCGCTGAGCGCGAACTGGGCCACGAACAGACCCAGCAGCAGCATGGCGGCGCGCAGGGTCAGCTCGCGACCGACCAGCAGCGAGACGGCCAGGATCGACTGCGCCGCGGTGAGCAGCAGCTCCTCGCGCTGCGCGGGCTCGATCGGCAGGCCCGACCAGCCACCGCTGGACGCGGCGAACACGATGGGCAGGGTGCCGACCAGCAGCGTCCACTGGTTGACCTTCGACGACACCAGCGCGCCGAGCGCCTCCGTGGTGTGCAGCCGCCACGCGTAGAGGCCGGCGACGAGCAGCTCGGGCGCCTCGGAGGCGAGCGGGGCCAGCCACTGCACGAGCAGGAACTCGCTGATCCCGAGCTGCGCGCCGGTGTCCACCAGCGACTCCGCGAACCGTTCGGCGGTGAGCAGGATGACCGCGGCCGCCGCGACGAAGAGGGACACGACCGTCAGCCGCCGCGGGCGGCGGGGCAGGCCACCGACCCAGGCCGACGGGCCGATCAGGTCCGGCTCACCGGCGGGGGCGCGGGAGACCCGCCAGCTGTACGCGACGAAGACGGCCAGCAGCACCACGGTGTCCACCAGCGACAGGGTGCGCTTGAACGGCAGCACCAGGCAGTAGACCGACGCGAGCGCGAGGAAGGCCAGCGGCACCGCGTCCGGGCGGGCGAGGGTGACCCGGGTCGCCCGTTCCGGCGGGTCGCCCCGGCGCCGCATCCGCCGCCACGCGATCAGCACGACCAGGGCCCAGCCGACGCCGACCAGGATCCGGTTGGCGCCGGTCATGTTGGCCAGCGCCAGCGAGCACGACGAGGTCTCCTCGCCCGGTGGGAGGCAGGACGGGCCGTACGTGGCGACCGCCTCGCCGCCGCGGGCGGTGAACACGAAGTCGACGGCGTACTCGGGGAGCACCGCGATCAGCGCCAGCACCGCGACCGCCAGGCCGGCGGAGATGTCGACCTGCGCCGCCTCGGCCGCCCAGGCCAGCAGGAACGCGGCGCCGACGATCGCCACTCCGAAGACGACCGCGGCGACCGGTGGCGCCGGGTGCAGGCCGGCCAGCGCCACCACGACGCCCGGCAGGGTCGCCAGCAGGGCCACGAGGCCGAGGGCCGGTGGCCGCTGCCCGGAACGCATGGTGTGGACCTTAACCCGGGGCGGTCGCCGGCAGACCGAGCGCGGCCACATGGTGGGCGCCGACGAACGCGTTGATCTCGACGATCCGGCCGTCGACGACGCGGAGCACGTCGACGACGAGGGCTTCGTGGACCGGGCTGCCGGGGTGCCGGAGGTAGTTGGCCAGCGCCGGACGCCCGTTGGCGCGCGTGGGGACGGTGCGCCAGTCCAGCGGCCGGGTCAGGAACCCGGTCACCGCGTCGATGCCGACGACCGGCGGGTCGGGCGGCATGGTGATCCGCACGTCGTCGGCGAGCAGCAGGCGGATCGACTCGGCGTCGGAAGCTGCCGCGTAGCGCCGCAGGATCTCCTCGTCGTCGGCCGTGAGCGCCGGTCGGCGCCAGTCGCCCGGGTCCGCCGGGGCGTGCTCCCGGATCGTGCGGCGGGCCCGCTGGACGAGGCTGTTGGCGGCCGGCACGGCCACGCCGAGCGACTCGGCGACCTCGGCGGGCGTCCACCCGCTGACGTCGCGCAGCACGAACGCCGCCCGCTGCCGCGGCGGCAGGTGCATGAGCGCCGCGATCAGCGCGAGCTCCACCAGCTCGGCGTCGGCGACGCCGGCCGCCACGTCGGGGTACGGGCCGATCGTCGCGTCCCACTCGAGCACGTCGCCGGCCGGGGTGGTGCGCCGCGCGGCGGCCTTGCGGCTGTCGAGGAACAGGTTGGTGGCGATCCGGTAGAGCCAGGTCCGCGCCGACGCCCGTCCGTCGAACCGGTCCCGGGCCCGCCACGCGCGCAGGAACGTCTCCTGCGTCAGCTCGTCGGCGTCGGCCACGTTGCCGGCCAGCCGGTAGCAGTGCGCTTGCAGCTCCCGGCGATGGTCGTCGTACGCCGCCGCCAGCCACGCGTCCCGGTCCCGCACGCCGCAAGGCTAACGCCGGCGATGACGAATCGCCGGTCGCTCGTCAGTACTCCCGACGACACCGATCCGAGGAGGACGAGATGCGACCACCGATCGTCGACCGGGACACCTGGCTGCGCGCCCGCGCCGAGCTGCTGACCCGCGAGAAGGCGCACACCCGGGCGGGCGACGCCCTCGCCGCCGCCCGTCGTCGGCTGCCGATGGTGGAGGTCGACGCCACCGTCGAGCTGGTCGGCGCGAACGGCCCGACGAAGCTGCTGGACATCTTCGAGGGCCGCGACCAGCTGCTGGTCTGCAAGCACATGTGGCATCGGGGCAAGGACTTCGCCGACCAGTGCCGAGGCTGCACGGCCACGATCTGGAACTTCCAGGACGCCACCTATCTCGAGGCCCGCGACGTGACGTTCGCGATCTGGTGCCAGGGCCCGTACGCGGAGTTCGCGCCGTTCCGCGAGTTCATGGGCTACCAGGCGCCGTGGTACTCGGTCGACGGCGTCGACTCGCCCGGCGTCTCCGACGGCTGGATCACCACCTACCTGCGCGACGGCGACCGCGTGTTCCAGACCTACGAGACCGACGGCCGCGGCGTCGAGGCCATGATGCCGGCACTGCAACTGCTCGACCTCACCGTGTACGGGCGACAGGAGCAGTGGGAGGACTCGCCCGAGGGCTGGCCGCAGGACGAGACGATGAGCTGGTTCCGCCGCGACGGCCGCCCGATTCCACAGTGGACCCGACTGGCCGCGGCCGCGAGGTCCACGACGATGTCGACGACGGCGGGGTGACCGGCCAGTGGCGGCGTGACCACGTCGGCGCCCGACCGGCCCAGGGTGCGGTGGAACCGGCCGTCGGCCAGCAGGTAGGCCAGGGCCACCACCCGCCGCGCGCCCCGGGCCCGCAGGTCCTGGACCGCTTCGGGGACCGTCGGCGCGGCGGTCGCGGCGTACGCGACGACGGTCGGCGCCGGCAGTGCCGCCGCCACGGCCGCCACCTCGGCCCGGGACCGAGGGTCGCTGGAGCCGGCCGCCGCCAGCACCACCGCGTCGGCCGGACCGGCCGCGGCGAGCCGGTCGGCCAGCACGTCCAGGAGCCGCGCGTCCGCCCCGAGGGGTGGCGTCACCGCGGCGTCGACGCCGTCCGTCGCCTCGGCGATGTCGACCCGCACGTGGTAGCCGCTGGTAAGCAGCAGCGGCACCACGACGGCCGGGCCGTCCAGCGCCGCCGCGACGTCCCGGACGTGTGGCGCCTGGACGTCGACGTAGGCCAGCCGCACGTCCGGGCCGCGGCGGGCGACCCGCCGGGCCAGGCGGCG
Protein-coding regions in this window:
- a CDS encoding DoxX family membrane protein yields the protein MTAMAQRRTPRTTAPAVTRDRVETTTQKATRYVWAGARLGFAFTFLWAFLDKVFGLGFATPRERSWLNGGSPTKGFLSGSEGPFAGLHHNLAGTAFANWAFMLGLLGIGVAFALGIGMRVAAAAGALLYVLMWSVVLPPETNPFLDEHLISAAVMVGLALVGAGHTLGLGRQWDRLAIVRRLPWLK
- a CDS encoding nitroreductase, encoding MSNPPLAEAAEAAVHAPSIHNTRPWRWEVRADRLALHAERGRQLAATDPDGRMLDLSCGAALQHARLALLARGWETEVRYQSDPDLLAELVPTARVEPAAPAMRLVRAMPARHTDRRPLADVPLPAGTIDALRAAAAGLARFHLLTADQVLLLASAAHHAAEIEAEDPRIRAELAYWTSRSDGTGLSPAALPARPPRTTVPARDFGRPGTLPVGDGHDKHARFALLYGDDDERASWLRAGAALTNVWLTAVGLGVSLVPLSGAIEVSATRERLRGILAGLGHPYLVLRLGVPDPATA
- a CDS encoding cytochrome P450 codes for the protein METDRWVRTKSAVPVIGGSLAYMHDPLTLMRQLFQRHGPVAPVRMPGPGPAAFVLGPDACGAALQNGDKAFVNGWELLVGPFFHRGLMLLDGAEHLQHRRIMQQAFTRERLEDYTAALHPAVAAELDDWQAAGRFPAYPALKRLTLNLATQIFMGGHRIADPAELERVNRAFVDCVQGAGAILRVAVAGNKWHRATRGRVILERFLTAHLPAARATGGDDLFSVLTRVEDEDGARFGDADVVNHMIFLLMAGHETTTSTVSTAIYQLGRHPDWQERVRAEVAALGPAPSVRQLGELPELDMVIKECQRLVAPVPVLARLAVKDTEVAGRRVPAGTRAMVCLQLSHYLPELWTRPEAFDPERFSPGRREDQSHRYAWTPFGGGVHKCLGMAFSNLEVRTVLAQILSRFRWSVPAGYVPPMSNVSLPYPRDGLPVDLQPA
- a CDS encoding GAF domain-containing protein is translated as MPGPTGDDLTFPDAPRLELDQLLRQLVDRAQEVMATQGRLRGLLRANQLIISDLALPAVLRRIVEAARELVGARYAALGVVAPGGGLAEFVHSGMPADAVEVIGHLPEGKGLLGALIDDPRPIRLRRIADDPRSTGFPAGHPPMRSFLGVPIRIRDTVFGNLYLAESAAGAFSAEDEELVKALAATAAVAIENANLYASARLRGEWLQASAAITRQVLATEVSPAHALRHIAERTRQVADADLVAVVRPDPDDEADLRVEVAVGLAAERLTGARAAAHDTLSGEVLATGRPVRLAEPGDGRDPVAAVEVGPVLAVPLHGSARLHGVLWTARAPGRPPFTADDVDMAGSFANQAALAIELAEARAEQQRSAMLHDRERIAADLHDHVIQRLFAAGLSLQGAAAQLGAGAAADRIVRVIDDLDTTISQIRTTIFQLQRPPNAVAQSIRARLLDVASQVAPALGFEPGVRFDGVIESQVPADLVEDLEAVLREALTNIARHAQARSADVEFTVTADTVTLEVRDDGRGIGEPTRTSGLANLRARAERRGGTLTVRAARGTLLRWSVPISR
- a CDS encoding nitroreductase produces the protein MEHNGYGPAELSAAVELAVRAPSMHNSQPWRFGLAGGAIEVLVDPARLPAIPARDWAGLVSCGAAVFNLRLALAALGRPAVAVVRPSGDAALVARLVPDAPRPPSGAERALCAAIPRRHSNRAPFSTAKVPADLRFRLREAARAEGGWLDLIIGTSAVDALAEVVNAANRVLRRDEAYADELARWRRDTISPDGVPVRAAGYAPEPQDLLPMRAFGGRTRPPGRDYEPEPLVAVLGTATDGPADQVTAGQALQRVLLTATDAGLAVSLFSQPIEVPVARERLRSALGRQGVPQMVLRVGYGHPGQPSLRRPAAAVID
- a CDS encoding response regulator transcription factor → MIRVYLLDDHEVVRRGLTDLLESHDDIEVVGESGLAKEATARIPALRPDVMILDARLPDGSGIDVCRDVRAVDPSIRGLILTSYEDDEALFAAIMAGAAGYVLKQVRGTDLVEGVRRVAAGQSMLDPAVTQRVLDRIRSGVEEPHELKALTDQERRILEHIAQGRTNREIAAEMFLAEKTVKNYVSSLLAKLGLERRTQAAVLATRLLGDK
- a CDS encoding CBS domain-containing protein; its protein translation is MRTWQVGDVMTNDVAAVDAGTPYRRIVDVMTARHVSAVPVVDEDRRVLGVVSEADLLHKVELVGRPHEPRLFEGKRRHAARVKADAHDARELMTAPAVTTMENATLVEAARTMDRERVKRLPVVDHLGRLVGIVSRADLLKVHLRHDDDIRHDVVTEVLHRVLGVSDDAVAATVTDGVVTLTGRLDRRSSAELAAHLAAQVSGVVEVVDRIAFDVDDVTPLFVA
- a CDS encoding universal stress protein → MTDDEPVRVLAGFDGSPAAGAAIDAAARLFPRARAWILHLWTAPFASAGLRQRLWTASGDVKDFMAAVEREGAREAERTAATGVTLAQAAGWRAEPVVARSYGGDGLRVSELAEELDADVVLLGSRGLGGTKAVLGSVSDMVVHYTPRPALVVPHPLLSAEEDALDAGPVVVGWDGSDGARGAMAAAARLFPGRRLLAAGVGDQETTADVTVTHLLAGRRLGAPGRSVADALATYARQEAAAVIVVGSRGRSAMREILLGSTAMAVLHHAHRPVLVVPTPR